A stretch of Caldalkalibacillus salinus DNA encodes these proteins:
- a CDS encoding LacI family DNA-binding transcriptional regulator, which yields MGATIKDVARVASVSIATVSRILNNQPGYSEETKRKVMKAIKELGYQPNAVARGLINKKTQTIGVLFPDISSMLSSAILGGIEEVTHEHGNSVIVCHTAAQGNKTMKYIQLLREKRVDAILWVSEAMREEYYEVLLDMNIPVVLISTESNRFQFPYVKVSDKSASFSATEYMIKNGHQKIGMISGPKEDLISGFPRYEGYKLALHEYGIEMKEERVVFSNGFDYDAGKESFKKLINHSPEITGVVVASDEMAMGAIVAAYRLGIDVPDDLSIIGYDNLKLAEMAVPPLTTVAQPLHELGQTGAEMLFKMIETGEKARNIILPHSIIERDSVRPL from the coding sequence ATGGGAGCAACAATTAAAGACGTGGCTAGAGTCGCAAGTGTCTCTATTGCAACTGTATCAAGAATACTAAATAATCAGCCTGGATATTCGGAGGAAACGAAAAGAAAAGTAATGAAAGCTATAAAAGAACTTGGCTATCAACCGAATGCTGTGGCAAGGGGATTGATTAATAAGAAGACCCAGACTATTGGTGTATTGTTTCCGGATATATCAAGTATGCTCTCTTCTGCAATATTAGGGGGGATTGAAGAGGTCACACATGAACATGGGAATAGTGTTATAGTCTGTCATACTGCAGCACAAGGAAATAAAACGATGAAATATATACAACTACTTAGAGAAAAAAGAGTAGATGCCATCCTCTGGGTAAGTGAAGCTATGCGCGAGGAATATTATGAAGTTTTATTAGATATGAATATTCCTGTTGTGCTTATTTCAACTGAGTCCAATCGGTTTCAGTTTCCATATGTAAAAGTAAGTGATAAGAGTGCCTCTTTTAGCGCAACTGAGTACATGATTAAAAATGGCCACCAAAAGATTGGGATGATAAGTGGACCAAAAGAAGACTTAATATCGGGTTTTCCAAGGTATGAAGGCTATAAACTTGCCTTGCATGAATATGGTATAGAAATGAAAGAGGAGCGAGTGGTATTCAGTAATGGATTTGATTACGATGCTGGAAAGGAAAGTTTTAAAAAGCTCATTAATCATTCTCCAGAAATTACAGGCGTTGTGGTGGCTAGTGATGAAATGGCAATGGGCGCTATTGTAGCTGCTTATAGGTTAGGAATTGATGTCCCAGATGATTTGTCTATTATAGGTTATGATAATTTAAAACTTGCAGAAATGGCTGTTCCTCCACTAACTACTGTAGCACAACCGTTACATGAATTAGGGCAAACAGGTGCAGAAATGTTATTCAAAATGATTGAAACTGGTGAAAAAGCAAGGAATATTATTTTACCGCATTCAATAATAGAAAGAGATTCGGTAAGGCCTCTGTAA
- a CDS encoding ABC transporter substrate-binding protein, whose product MKKNTKKILTGAFSLAVGATLLTGCGGDAGNEGGNVTLELFSNKSENMETYEGLIAEFEEQNPTIDIELNAPPEAETVLKTRLTKGDMPDLVAIGGNATYGELARAGVFEDFSGSEFLEHIQPAYIEMINQLVGEAKEGTYGVPYASNANTVIYNKDKLEDLGLEVPRTWDEFVNALETAESAGEVPIQFTLKDAWTGMIPWNSVAANIQPENFAAKKSAGEASFQEDYSEVAEKMLTLIKYGHDDNFGVGYGDGNTAFGKGEGVFYFQGNWAIPEIKKANPDINLGVFAMPVTNNPEANKLVSGVDVLLAVNAEADNKEEATKFIAFLLEQENAKQYIDEQAAFSAIHGVLQEDPVMEGIKQNFEEGTITSFPDHYYPAGMQAANLIQAFLIEKNKDEFLTTLDKEWEKVENR is encoded by the coding sequence ATGAAAAAAAATACTAAAAAAATATTGACAGGTGCATTTTCCTTGGCAGTAGGTGCCACATTACTCACCGGTTGTGGTGGAGATGCTGGTAATGAAGGTGGTAACGTTACATTAGAATTGTTTTCAAACAAGTCCGAGAATATGGAAACCTATGAAGGTTTAATTGCAGAGTTTGAAGAACAAAATCCAACGATTGATATTGAATTAAATGCACCACCGGAAGCAGAAACCGTATTAAAAACTCGTCTTACAAAAGGTGACATGCCTGACTTAGTCGCAATTGGTGGTAATGCAACTTATGGTGAACTAGCAAGAGCGGGCGTTTTTGAAGACTTTTCTGGATCTGAGTTTTTAGAACACATTCAACCGGCTTATATTGAAATGATTAACCAGCTTGTAGGAGAAGCAAAAGAAGGTACTTATGGTGTTCCTTACGCATCAAATGCAAACACCGTTATTTATAACAAGGACAAATTAGAAGACCTTGGTCTTGAGGTACCACGAACATGGGATGAATTTGTAAATGCTTTAGAAACCGCTGAATCTGCTGGTGAAGTTCCGATCCAATTTACGTTAAAGGATGCATGGACAGGCATGATTCCATGGAATTCTGTTGCTGCTAACATTCAGCCTGAAAACTTTGCAGCTAAGAAGTCTGCTGGAGAAGCCAGCTTCCAGGAAGACTATTCGGAAGTAGCAGAGAAAATGCTTACGCTTATAAAGTACGGTCATGATGATAACTTTGGTGTTGGTTATGGTGATGGTAACACTGCATTCGGGAAAGGTGAAGGGGTATTTTACTTCCAAGGTAACTGGGCGATACCAGAAATCAAAAAAGCGAATCCCGATATTAATTTAGGTGTGTTCGCAATGCCTGTAACAAATAACCCTGAAGCAAACAAACTAGTCTCAGGTGTTGACGTATTACTAGCAGTAAACGCTGAAGCAGACAATAAAGAAGAAGCAACTAAGTTTATTGCGTTTTTATTAGAACAAGAAAATGCAAAACAGTATATTGATGAACAAGCTGCATTCTCTGCTATTCATGGTGTGTTACAAGAAGATCCTGTAATGGAAGGAATCAAACAGAACTTTGAGGAAGGAACGATTACAAGCTTTCCGGATCACTATTATCCTGCGGGTATGCAAGCGGCTAACTTAATTCAGGCTTTCTTAATTGAGAAGAACAAAGATGAGTTTTTAACAACATTAGATAAAGAATGGGAAAAAGTAGAAAATAGATAA